The Athalia rosae chromosome 7, iyAthRosa1.1, whole genome shotgun sequence genome window below encodes:
- the LOC105689590 gene encoding aromatic-L-amino-acid decarboxylase-like — MDTDEFREFGRAAVDYVADYTDTLRDRPVIPNVEPGYLGKLVPDEAPEKPESWKTVMEDVERVIMPGMTHWNSPQFHAYYPSANSYPSIVAEMLIAGIGCLGFSWMTSPVCTELEVTMMNWLGKMLNLPQEFLNCSKGPGGGVIQSSASVATFVGLLAAKERTTRRLKEEHPDWDDAVIKSKLIAYTSDQANSSVEKAGLLGSMPMRHLPSDEKCRLRGSVLREAIEEDEKNGLIPCYVVATLGTTGTCSHDCLDELGPICNEKNVWLHVDAAYGGAAFVCPEFRDLMKGVEFADSFDFNPHKWLLVNFDCSAMWVKDSRYLAGAFNVDRIYLAYDNEGKQPDYRHWQIPLGRRFRALKLWFVMRMYGVEGLQNYIRHTVGLAKQFANFIESDDRFEIVNEVTMALVCFRMKGDNSRTRELLDKLLARRKIYVIAASYREKLFIRFVVCSRLCESRDMEFAWKEISEQATEILQPRISTEIETMKINDSGKETAKITGMIEDLKIEHELNESAPKIY, encoded by the exons ATGGATACCGATGAGTTTCGTGAGTTCGGCAGAGCCGCTGTTGATTACGTCGCCGATTACACAGATACTCTGAGAGACCGTCCGGTTATACCGAATGTCGAGCCGGGATACTTGGGGAAATTGGTGCCGGACGAGGCTCCGGAAAAACCAGAATCTTGGAAAACTGTCATGGAAGATGTCGAGCGCGTTATAATGCCCGGT ATGACGCATTGGAACTCGCCACAATTTCACGCTTATTATCCGTCGGCAAATTCTTATCCCTCGATAGTGGCGGAGATGTTGATCGCGGGTATAGGATGTTTGGGATTTTCATGGATGACTTCACCGGTCTGTACCGAACTTGAAGTTACGATGATGAATTGGCTTGGAAAGATGCTGAATCTTCCACAAGAGTTTCTCAACTGCAGCAAGGGACCTGGCGGTGGTGTAATCCAG TCATCAGCGAGCGTCGCTACCTTCGTAGGACTTTTGGCTGCTAAGGAGAGAACGACCAGAAGACTCAAGGAGGAACATCCAGACTGGGATGACGCTGTCATAAAATCTAAATTGATCGCTTACACATCTG ACCAGGCGAATTCTTCCGTTGAAAAAGCTGGACTCTTGGGTTCCATGCCGATGCGGCACTTACCTtccgatgaaaaatgtcgTCTTCGAGGATCGGTTCTTCGAGAGGCTAtcgaagaggatgaaaaaaatggtttgATACCTTGTTACGTTGTTGCGACTTTGGGGACGACCGGAACATGTTCTCACGATTGTTTGGACGAGTTGGGCCCAAtttgtaacgaaaaaaatgtctgGCTTCACGTGGACGCTGCTTACGGAG gcGCCGCATTCGTTTGCCCTGAATTCAGGGACCTAATGAAGGGCGTTGAATTCGCTGACTCCTTCGATTTCAATCCCCACAAATGGTTATTGGTTAATTTCGACTGCTCGGCGATGTG GGTAAAAGACTCCAGATATTTAGCGGGCGCTTTTAACGTGGATAGAATTTACTTGGCTTACGATAACGAGGGAAAGCAGCCCGACTACAGA CATTGGCAGATTCCCCTGGGCCGAAGATTCCGCGCTCTGAAACTATGGTTTGTTATGAGAATGTACGGAGTGGAAGGTCTTCAAAATTACATCCGCCATACCGTGGGGCTCGCTAAACAATTTGCAAATTTCATCGAAAGCGACGACAGATTCGAAATCGTCAACGAAGTCACGATGGCCTTGGTTTGTTTCAGAATGAAG GGAGACAATTCAAGGACCCGCGAACTTTTGGACAAGCTTTTGGCCCGAAGAAAGATCTACGTTATAGCAGCTTCATACCGAGAGAAACTTTTCATccgtttcgtcgtttgcaGTCGTCTATGCGAATCTCGAGACATGGAATTTGCGTGGAAGGAAATCAGCGAGCAGGCAACCGAAATACTGCAGCCGAGAATATCGACggaaattgaaacaatgaaaatcaatGACTCCGGAAAAGAGACCGCCAAAATTACAGGAATGATCGAAGACCTCAAAATTGAACATGAGTTGAACGAAAGTGCACCGAAAATCTactaa